One part of the Coturnix japonica isolate 7356 linkage group LGE22C19W28_E50C23, Coturnix japonica 2.1, whole genome shotgun sequence genome encodes these proteins:
- the LOC107325812 gene encoding TRAF family member-associated NF-kappa-B activator-like, whose translation MEIGEIFLQLCQEVARLRELSSRQRELLQKLSTRKGSTVDIPTSLPIQCTEDAWAEGGEQPPADSPQVHPKAPQGSAHPLTPPNDAHTLPGADGWYPECSDLRAGKAALPGAFISSQEGRKEKMLVDTWLEDCRMAHTTNSPEEEVKACCSPQEFVAPCSEATHSFLTILDLYEAPETLGREDAPSDSALPAAEKVPVEIRGPLKTSWTPGWMLEDAVLGPGTAAAAQICDICQETFPADTTAQGDYLKHVLTHMK comes from the exons ATGGAAATAGGTGAAATATTcctccagctgtgccaggaggtgGCCAGGCTGCGGGAGCTGAGCTCCAGGCagagagagctgctgcagaagctgagcaccaggaagggcagcactgtgg ACATCCCCACGTCGCTGCCCATCCAGTGCACTGAGGACGCTTGGGCAGAGGGAGgggagcagcccccagctgaCAGCCCCCAGGTGCATCCCAAGGCCCCACAGGGCTCTGCCCACCCTCTGACCCCACCAAATGATGCCCACACGTTGCCTGGTGCTGATGGGTGGTACCCAGAGTGCAGTGACCTCAGGGCTGGGAAAGCTGCCCTCCCAGGGGCTTTTATCAGCAGccaggaggggaggaaggagaagatgCTGGTAGACACATGGCTGGAGGACTGTAGGATGGCTCATACCACCAACAGCCCTGAGGAAGAAGTGAAAGCTTGCTGCAGCCCACAGGAATTTGTGGCACCGTGCAGTGAGGCCACACACTCCTTCCTGACTATCCTGGACCTCTATGAAGCCCCAGAAACACTTGGGAGGGAGGATGCTCCCAGTGACAGcgctctgcctgctgcagaaaAGGTGCCGGTGGAAATCCGAGGACCTCTGAAG ACCTCCTGGACACCGGGGTGGATGCTGGAGGACGCCGTGCTCGGACCAGGCACAGCCGCGGCTGCTCAGATATGTGACATTTGCCAGGAGACTTTCCCTGCGGACACCACAGCTCAGGGTGACTATTTAAAGCACGTCTTAACCCATATGAAATAG